Below is a window of Rattus norvegicus strain BN/NHsdMcwi chromosome 5, GRCr8, whole genome shotgun sequence DNA.
tttaaaagaGACAGCTAAGGAAGaaggaattttttaaaacatgagcCTCTCTACCTACATGCTatcattttttttgttcattatccaaaatgtgaagaaaaaaataaaaggaaaaaaggggggtTTAAAGTTAAGACAAGCAAAATTACAGGGCTAATAGAGTaagatggttttatttttaaaattacttttcccAGTTATGCTTACTTAACATAGAAGAAGAGACCCTGAGATGATCAACTCTTTTTCTCATGAGGAACACAACATGATAagttaagaaaacacacacattatAATACCTACTATTGCTCATCTAGGCAGAGAGTAGTAGGTGATTGACCACCAATCAGATGCTGCTCAATTTAATAATCTGACCACTGGTTCTACTACActagtgtttttattttactgtgaatcATCACCACACTGTAAGATTACTATTGATCtgcaaattcattcattcattctttaaggTGATGATATTTATTAAGACCTGCTCCATACCTTGacaaaggaggaaatgcacgtcaTTTTTAAGTGGCCCATAAAGGTTGGTCCAAAGTGTCTAACTGTAGACTGCACATCAGGTACTGCTGTATCATTGAgggcatcctttttttttccccaatgaaACCATCTAAGGAGATAACTATAGGATAGGAATTATTTGGGCTCAGAAGGACCTTATGCAGAATGGTGGTTCTGAACTTGTGAGAGAAGACACAAGCATGGGCTGTTCATGAACTGCCAGCTGGCAGGACTGTCCCTAGACCAGAAtgctggcttttttcttttttaattttaggaaGCTGTGTTTCTGAGGCACACATTTAAAATTCTTAACAGACCTCTTTTCCAGCAAGTGTACAGACTACACTGAGCAGGACCAGGGAAGTAGACAGTATTTAATGTGGTTGATAATTTAGTTGCATTTCTAGGTTAAAAATCCAACATCAAAAGATGTTGGGATATTTTGCCTTTATATGGAACTTTCACTATTGAGGTAACTAATTTGAAAACCAAAGGCACAGAAATAAAATCTGCCAACATGTTACGGCTCTGTACATGGTTAAGATACAGTTCTAGACTTTTCTAAGAGACTTGCTGTACTGatgaaatattaaaagcagaagcTTCCATGTCCAAATATTCTCAGGAAACAATCTGGGTTTTACTTAGCAACTACAGAAACTCCATTATTTGTATATAAAAAGGACAATATCACTATAATTATAccaattaaatgtctttctgGTAAATTATTTCTTCCTTAGAACTGGTTGAAAGGATTTCTTCTTAGTACTCGGAAGAAATGAAGTGTAGTTGGATAGAAATTGGTTTCTTACTTCCTCCTCCAAAGGGCTGCTGTTTTTGGCTGGTTGTTTTGTATTTGGGGGTAGGGGAGAATGGAGtgtgagaaaagagaaaaaaaggctgtatataaaattatcaaGTAGTCCTAAGTTGAAATTCTGCTTTGAtcagggagacagaaacacacagagattaGGTGAGACAGTTTTTGTACAGTAcctgtataattttttaaaatgtatacctctgttctcaggttcCCCTCCTTATATGTGCTGATTTCTCTGGAAGGTTCAGAATCCATTTTAGAACATGGCAAGCAAACTATGTGAGCTCCACTTGTGCTTTTGCAGGTGTCGTGGTAGCAGGAATAACCTTTGCTCACTTGCTGGCTGAGACCAAACTGTTTTTTTAATGTCTGCTGAGAATTAAAGACAACACAGAAAATTCCAAAACCACATCCTAACACCTAAAGTCCACACAGTGTCTCtacacagatgagaaaatatttCGCTGAAATCTTAATTTACCAAGTGTATATCCAAATCTGGGAGTTGGGAGAGAAGGGGGATTCTTCTGAGGCAACGCTGAAgattggggggaaaaaaacccacacacaaaaaagtCATACTCCTAGGTGTTCTGCACACCCCAGCCCTGAAGGCCACCGTTCAGGCTGGGGTCTTTATGAATGAACGTGCATTTTCGGTTCCGGATGTCTAGGAATTTACGGAGGAAAAGCAAAACCATGGGGCAGTTTTGTGAATAGTCCAAGACCGTAAGAAGCCAGAGTAGAATTTGTCTCCTTAGCAGTTGGATGCAAGCTGGGAAGCCCGGCTGTCTTCAGCTGTCATCgccaggggaggaagggagatcaGGTTTTGGAGTAGGACTCCGAGTGGTTGCAGCAAGTCCGCGGCTCCGGCCGCCAGCTCACCTCCGTGGACAGCCAGGCGCTCACCGGCCTGCTCACCACAGCTCGCGCACCGCCCTCCGGCCGCAGCCCCGGGGCCAGCTCTAGCCAACGGAAGGACTGCCGGAGGGCCAGCACCGGGAGCTGGCTGCAGTAGTCGTCCACAATTCCCGGAGTCCTGGGGGACCGGTTCCCCCTTCCTTGGTCCCAGCTCCCTCCTCCCGCTCCTCCGGGTGTGCCAGCTAGCCACGAACCATCGCTACACTCACTCGAGGGCGCCTCCAAGGTTACCCGCGGCTGGGGGCTGGCGCGCGCTGCGGCCACTGGCCTCCTTTGTAGCTCTCCTCTTGCCCTTTGCCATTCGCTGCCGCAGGGCTGTGGGCTTCCAAGCCCCAAGCCGGACGCGTCCTAAGGCTCAGGGAGGGAAGTTGGGCTGGGAGACAGGCCGGCTCCCGACCCGGCTGGGGGCAGCCTCGGTGGCTCCGGGTGCCTGGAACAGCCAGGTCAAGAGAAGCCGCGGAGGGCCGGGGCTGGGGCTCGTGCAGGCACGCTCAGTGCAGCGCGCTGGGCATGGGGTGATGTGGGGGCTGCAGGAGACACCGAGGTGCGAGAGGCATCCCAGGTCCATAGAGGGGCAGAGACCAGCCAGCCGCCAAACCTGAGGGGGAAACTAGCTAAATAAAAGAAGACTGTTATTTAAGGCGCGGAAATTTGAAATATTTggacaggaagagaagagaaaagagacctttgcgaggaaggaaaaaaaagtgagCTAACGGTTTtgcagctcccccacccccacccccggctttTCTGCACGCGCAGAAGGAGCGCCCGGCTCCAGCTTCTTCCCTATTGCACCCAGACCTAGTCCAAGTCTGAGACACAAAAGATGTGTTCTCAGTCCCTCCATAGATGCTGCGGTTGGCTCTGGGCAGAGCTTTACCCCATCTCAGgcggggatttttgtttttctgcctcTCACTAAGTGCCTGCGTGGGTCGGTTTGCATGTAACTGCCGGGTGAAAAGGTAGCACGGTCTACACACACCAACATGAGGCTTTCTCCTCTGCTGTCTTTTGGCAGGGGTGGCTTAGAACAGTCCGGGAGGTTTGCAAGTATGACCCCTTCTTGCTCCAGCACTCTGacagttttcattgtttttttggACGCTGGTGAAAGCTTTAAAGCAACTTCCGAGCAACAGGAAACTTGAAGGCCACAAATTCTGACATTCAATATGATCAAGATAGAGTAAATTATATTGCCAAGTAGATTGCTTTCTCAGGAAACAATACTTTATGTATTTGTCAGTTACtcaaagtggtgtgtgtgtgtgtgtgtgtgtgtgtgtgcctgtgtgtgcgtgcaagAGCTCCTCACAGCCCTGATTGATGAatgatattcataaaataaaataaaaacccaaaactgACTCACTAGAGAAATGAAAGATATTTTGGTTAGTGAGTCTGGTACCAGGTGGACTGCGACCCtgtagcgcgcgcgcgcgcgtgtgcacacacacacacacacacacacacacacacacacacacacacacacaccaccctttGCAGGTATAAGTTGGATTTAGTTTATTGTCCAAAGGCTGGACCTGAGTGTCCCGGTGCGGATTAGGGCATAGTGAAGAAAATTCAGCTCGAATCTCTACTTTATAACCTCTATCTTTAATATAGCAGGGTCTCCTGGGGATCCGGGCACTCTATCCAATTAGCTTTTTCATCCTTACTCTGCACCTGAATAAATTCAGACTCCTTCCGACCTGAGCTCGCTGCAATTTAGACCCCATTAAGCTCAGCAACACACTCTGTTCTCTGCTTATTCAAAGGGTTCTACTGAGTACTGTCGAGGTTTTTGAGAGATTGGATAGCTTTTCATATTTCCTAGAGGGGACCACATAACTCATTTCTAAAATACTTAGATTAGCAAAGCTGCTTCCTGCGTGGAGCCAGGGTAATGTGGAGATGTTTTAATGCCTAGCAAATCTTAAGCTGATGAAGAGATAGTGCGTCCTCTTGCTCTGTTGTGCTCAGACCACCCGAGAACAAAGCAATTACAGGACTTCTCTTTTGCTTTATGGACGTTTCatgcctttgtatttgacatcTCTAAAGGTGACTTCCACATCATGGGATAAAGTAAATGCTGAGATGTGTGGGACTGCGAGTCAATTGGACTGGAAATTTAGAATTGCCCAACTTTACCGTTGCAATGGGCAAGAAGGGTTTTAAGGAACTGCCTTCAGTCATAGTACTATGCTTATTTTATATATTGAGTCTATTTTTACATTGAAAGGTTTTCCTTTTTGAGCATCTCTACTAGTACCTTCAAAAGTTTCCTAAGTTTAACATCATACTGCCATTGAAAGTCAATTCATGtagaattgtaaaaaaaaaaaaaaaaaaaaaaatctttctgcaTTCACTTTAGGGAATGCGAATTTTTAACCCATagtgaaaatgtttgtttttgatGCCAGGCTCTCACATTACACTAGAAGATAAGCCCATGAGAACCACTTGCCTTCCGCCCTTGCAGCTTTTGCAAAGGCAGACATTAGAGCCATGCCCTCAATAAACCTTCAAGTAGTTTGTTCTTTCTGAATTGAAGGCAAAGAGCTTAAGAAGCCAGGGAGGGAACTTCCACATAAAACATCTTTGTTTGTGTGGCAAGTGATGAATGCAGCATTTATAAACTTATAAATGGTGACTGCACTGAAATCCTTTGGTGACTATCTTTAACATGATAGTAAAAGTACCAGATATGGGGGAATCCTTTTGGAAATCTGAGATATGTCTAGTTCCTTCAACAATCTATTAAGCTAAACATGTTCCCGCAAAGActcatttagtttttttttttaagtggaaatGAGTCAAACTCCACATGGAAGAATTGCTTGTTATGTATGTGAaaatttctatatttctttctctgtagacccTAGGTAGGTATGGTCTTTATATATCATCTATACGTTTTTTCCTGGCTGAGATTTTTTTTAGTCTCCTACCACGAATaccaatatttatatttttaatacttaAACATTTTATAGTATTGCATTTTTGACATTTTCGGGGGGGAAGGCCGGTGTTGCACTGGCTTGAAACACATTAAGTAATTGTTTcattttatgggttttttttggttctttttttcggagctggggaccgaacccagggccttgcgcttcctaggcaagcactctaccactgagctaaatcccagcccCTCATTTTATGGTTTTAAAAAGTCACCTAACCTAAGGGAAGCACCACGTCAGTGGTGCTTTTTAGAGCTGATGCTCTTCCAAAAACTACCTTTCAGCCAGTTGACTCAAATTTGAGAAAAGGGGGTTGGTTGGACATTACAAGGAATTCATACTGAAATAATTTCAAGCCTGATCTTCGAAATTGCTGGGCATATTCTTTTTTGAAGCCAAAATACTAATATGAGCAGAGCCAGCCAATGGATTCTTTGAGGGGGCAGGGGAAGGAGATAAGAGGACTGGCTCCACTGCAGTCACACTGGCACCAGGCTTCCAGTGTGTTCCTTTCTAATGCTAAGACTTATGCTATCATGAACTCTAACACACTTCTTACAAAGGGGTGGGCTGTAATCACAGGTAAAAATCACAGGAAAATGTGGTCCTCTTAtgaaaaaatgtgttttaattaGGCAAAAGATGCATCAggacaaataatttttaaaacaaagtctcCAAGTCAGACATTGAGAATGGCAAAGGGtaagcaaggaaagaaaaaaaaaatcaaagataaaaTATCCAGAAGAAAGGCACAGATAGCCATATGCAATTACATGTTAGAAATCAGAATTTTGACAGTGAAAAAGATgtttaaatatttcataaactTGTAGTAAGATTTCCACTTAGGCAGTTTTGAAGGATTTGACTAGCTgcttaaaatatgaaaacaaagcaaaacgaaaCCCTATATTTTAATAAGTGATAGTAAAACAGGACAGCCAGCCAACTAAGGGACAAAGAGAAGGCGGTGGGTGGAAAAGACCACCACACTCACTGCAGGCTCGTGGCTCCCCCAACCCCATTCGCCTCCATCAGGCTGATGACCTCATTTCTTCCATAGAACCTGGCCAAGTCGAAGGCGGTGTCCCCCTTATGGTTCCGATGCCCCACATTGCAGGCTGTGTGCTTCATTAGGAACTCCACCACAGGGAGGTGGCCTTCTTTGGCAGCCAAGTGCAAGGGCAGGTTCCCTTCATTATCTTCGATGTTAACATCAGCTTGGAACTCCAGCAAAGCCTGTACAGTGTCCAGGAAACCTGCTCTGGCAGCATCGTGAATGACAGCAAAACCAGTTCGGTCTTTCAAATTGGGATTAGCACCTCTGAGGAGAAGTCTCCTGGCAATCTCCGGATTCCCAAGTTTCATAACCTAGGAAAGAAGTTAAAGATGGGAGAATCCCTCCAGGCTTGAGCCACAGCAatatttaaagacatttatttgtCCTATTTAGGTAACTATTTTTGATTCAATTCTTGAAGAAGACCCATAGAATACAGTTTGGAGGTTGTGGCAGTAGGAAATTACCAGTCaataaacatagaagaaaacctaCAAAAATTGATGAACTAGCCTAAATCAGCCCAGATGTAGTAGAATAAATTGGTCAATAAAACAGAATTCTTGAAACACGAAGAAATTTGATGGCTAATTTGGTTATCTTTCACaaagacctgtgtgtgtgtatttttcccccatgaattctttttcttttttttataaaggaaTGTAATTTGGGTAAAAGGCCTCCTGTTTGTTTATTCATGCTCATAAACTATACCTGGAGTATTAATTCTGGAAGATTAAATGAGGATAAAATTTATTTCCTAATAGCTACTGAAAACCAATGATGGGAATCTTTAAACTTCCCCCATAAGTGTCACTTCCTATAGAATGGATCCTTTAAAATCCCAGAGTTGGCATTTTCTTAAATGATTAGTTTTAACAAGGCTCCTC
It encodes the following:
- the LOC134479085 gene encoding uncharacterized protein LOC134479085, whose protein sequence is MLHHASLTLLHVSDIFIFSSQLLDASWEARLSSAVIARGGREIRFWSRTPSGCSKSAAPAASSPPWTARRSPACSPQLAHRPPAAAPGPALANGRTAGGPAPGAGCSSRPQFPESWGTGSPFLGPSSLLPLLRVCQLATNHRYTHSRAPPRLPAAGGWRALRPLASFVALLLPFAIRCRRAVGFQAPSRTRPKAQGGKLGWETGRLPTRLGAASVAPGAWNSQVKRSRGGPGLGLVQARSVQRAGHGVMWGLQETPRCERHPRSIEGQRPASRQT
- the Cdkn2c gene encoding cyclin-dependent kinase 4 inhibitor C, with amino-acid sequence MAEPWGNELASAAARGDLEQLTSLLQNNVNVNAQNGFGRTALQVMKLGNPEIARRLLLRGANPNLKDRTGFAVIHDAARAGFLDTVQALLEFQADVNIEDNEGNLPLHLAAKEGHLPVVEFLMKHTACNVGHRNHKGDTAFDLARFYGRNEVISLMEANGVGGATSLQ